The following are encoded together in the Zingiber officinale cultivar Zhangliang chromosome 8A, Zo_v1.1, whole genome shotgun sequence genome:
- the LOC122011865 gene encoding U2 small nuclear ribonucleoprotein A'-like, with protein sequence MVRLTADLIWKSPHFFNVIKERELDLRGNKIAVIENLGATEDQFDTIDLSDNEIVKLENFPYLNRLGTLLINNNRITRINLNLGEFLPKLHTLVLTNNRLVNLVEIDPLVSLPKLQFLSLLDNNITKKPNYRLYVIHRLKKLRLLDFRKVKQKERTEAERLFASKEAEEEAKKVVIPKTFTPVEVPTEPNVSQLEQPPKVTPTLEQITAIKAAIINSQTLEEVARLEKALKLGQIPEEFMNLGKETNASEDMVVDTVKVDDQNEGNEVQDNDQNEDVQPIEQD encoded by the exons ATGGTGAGGCTGACGGCGGACTTGATATGGAAGAGTCCGCACTTCTTCAATGTCATCAAAGAGCGCGAGCTCGATCTGCGCG GTAATAAGATCGCGGTCATCGAGAACCTTGGTGCTACGGAG GACCAGTTTGACACCATTGATTTATCTGACAATGAGATTGTGAAGCTTGAAAATTTTCCCTACTTAAATCGTCTTGGTACTCTGTTGATCAACAATAACCGCATCACTCGTATCAATCTGAATCTTGGAG AATTCTTACCAAAACTGCACACACTGGTTCTCACTAATAATCGGTTGGTAAACCTGGTGGAGATTGATCCTCTAGTATCTCTTCCAAAGCTGCAATTTCTTAGCTTACTGGATAATAATATTACAAAGAAGCCAAATTACCGACTGTATGTGATTCACAGACTCAAAAAGTTGCGTTTGCTTGATTTCAGGAAAGTGAAACAGAAG GAGAGGACTGAAGCAGAAAGGCTGTTTGCATCAAAAGAAGCTGAAGAGGAAGCAAAGAAAGTAGTAATTCCAAAGACATTCACGCCGGTTGAGGTTCCAACTGAACCAAATGTTTCACAATTAGAGCAGCCTCCTAAAGTCACCCCCACTCTGGAGCAAATTACTGCTATTAAG GCTGCGATCATCAATTCTCAAACTCTTGAAGAAGTTGCTAGGCTTGAAAAG GCACTAAAGTTAGGTCAAATTCCTGAAGAATTTATGAATTTGGGAAAGGAGACAAATGCGTCGGAAGATATGGTAGTTGATACAGTGAAAGTAGATGACCAGAATGAAGGAAACGAAGTTCAAGATAATGACCAGAACGAAGATGTTCAGCCAATCGAACAG GACTAG
- the LOC122011866 gene encoding uncharacterized protein LOC122011866 isoform X1 — protein sequence MESSVKHERSTPTIVENILKNVALEDLDILSINENDELIIGELGQFFNGILHVGDSYKVVSDSDLDTDQDETYAVNQVDITPMDDNKLEDFNKHASGHLMEYLQSPPSQDTREPLSITRDVENAENPSTTPKLISALKGSRAQIGMQSNTKLTVKWAPDVYDPPVTSDCHTVKGHHRRYKIIKKEPRKQKHSKNKSYKISSHDRKSLSQKGMDNIDSGMMMSSPKTLMLKSFNILSILTCNKCLIYSCLRCFQVSSTS from the exons ATGGAATCTTCAGTGAAGCATGAACGCAGTACTCCTACCATCGTGGAAAATATTTTGAAGAATGTAGCCTTGGAGGATCTTGACATTTTGTCTATAAATGAGAATGATGAACTGATAATTGGAGAACTTGGACAGTTTTTTAATGGAATCCTTCATGTTGGCGATTCTTATAAGGTAGTTAGTGATAGTGACCTTGATACAGATCAGGATGAAACTTATGCTGTCAATCAGGTTGACATAACTCCAATGGATGACAATAAATTGGAGGATTTTAACAAGCATGCTTCTGGACACTTGATGGAATATTTGCAATCACCTCCTTCCCAGGACACAAGAGAACCACTGAGTATAACAAGAGATGTTGAAAACGCTGAAAACCCT TCTACTACTCCAAAGCTTATCTCAGCCTTGAAAGGAAGCCGTGCTCAAATAGGCATGCAGTCGAATACCAAATTGACTGTCAAGTGGGCACCAGATGTCTATGACCCACCGGTTACATCTGACTGCCACACTGTGAAGGGGCACCATCGACGTTACAAGATCATAAAGAAAGAACCTCGGAAACAAAAACATAGTAAAAACAAGTCCTACAAAATCAGCAGCCACGACAGGAAATCTCTCTCTCAGAAAGGCATGGATAACATTGACTCCGGGATGATGATGTCAAGTCCAAAAACCCTGATGCTCAAATCTTTTAACATTCTTAGTATCTTAACGTGCAATAAATGTCTGATTTATAGTTGCCTTCGTTGTTTTCAGGTTAGCAGCACTTCGTAA
- the LOC122011871 gene encoding protein prune homolog 2-like: MIGRISRGEVLSKVKIILSGSSNGLSTTSTMVAAICYAWLLQNREEEDVAVIPVVNIERGRMNKHEEAAWLFFHVGIDASELLFADEVDLGNLLMNRQLSMLVIGQDVLKTKNEVGSLCTILTDNYCEEAYDLLQNPKLKNLLLAGILLDTHNLNSTSSFVAKRDAEAVRLLSAGSSPDYRHELFEQLMQDHKDSLFLEALKKHYGKATHDSKGKSLPVVAAPTRTPNPGPLPGKERETRGKNKFFLAKWFGFGSK, from the exons ATGATCGGGAGGATCTCTCGTGGAGAAGTCCTATCTAAAGTCAAGATCATCCTCTCCGGATCGTCAAATGGTTTAA GCACGACGAGTACGATGGTGGCGGCTATATGTTATGCATGGTTACTGCAGAATAGAGAGGAGGAAGATGTGGCCGTGATACCAGTGGTGAACATTGAGAGAGGGAGGATGAACAAGCATGAAGAAGCTGCTTGGCTCTTTTTCCATGTCGGCATTGATGCTTCAGAACTGCTCTTTGCGGACGAG GTAGATCTTGGTAATCTTTTAATGAACAGACAATTAAGTATGCTTGTTATCGGGCAAGATGTGCTTAAAACCAAGAATGAG GTTGGTTCATTGTGCACAATTCTCACAGATAATTACTGTGAAGAAGCCTATGATCTACTTCAAAATCCTAAGTTGAAAAATCTATTG CTTGCAGGTATTCTCTTGGATACACATAATCTTAATTCCACATCTTCGTTTGTTGCAAAGAGAGATGCAGAGGCAGTACGATTGCTTTCCGCTGGTTCTTCTCCCGACTACAGACATGAATTGTTTGAGCAAT TGATGCAAGATCACAAAGACAGTTTGTTTCTTGAAGCTCTCAAGAAGCATTATGGAAAGGCTACCCATGACT CAAAGGGAAAGAGTCTGCCCGTTGTGGCGGCTCCAACTCGGACTCCAAATCCAGGACCTCTTCCAGGGAAGGAACGTGAAACCCGTGGGAAAAACAAGTTCTTTTTGGCAAAATGGTTTGGTTTTGGTTCCAAATGA
- the LOC122009556 gene encoding psbP domain-containing protein 6, chloroplastic-like codes for MANASVAPLTPLLVSTAASSPSLSSPPESIAVVASPSKPLGNNHRHSVHKYCLLARRRHLVAGVSLSAFFWKEPLSSLAREVEVGAYLPPSPVDPSFVVFEATSKDTPALRAGNVQPYKFVLPPTWKQTRVANILSGNYCQPKCAEPWVEVKFEDEKQGKVQIVASPLIRLTNKPNATIEDIGSPEKLIASLGPFVTGNTFDPDELLEASVDKLGDQTYYKYELETPFALTGSHNLAKATAKGNTVILFVASANDKQWPVSQKILRAMLESFQV; via the exons ATGGCCAACGCTTCGGTCGCTCCCCTCACTCCGCTTCTCGTCTCCACGGCCGCCTCCTCCCCATCCCTTTCCTCCCCTCCAGAATCCATCGCCGTAGTCGCGAGTCCGAGCAAACCCTTAGGCAACAACCACCGCCACTCCGTGCACAAGTACTGCCTCCTGGCTCGACGGAGGCACCTCGTCGCCGGGGTTTCCTTGTCCGCGTTCTTCTGGAAGGAACCTCTCTCTTCGTTGGCCCGTGAGGTGGAGGTGGGTGCCTATCTGCCGCCCTCCCCCGTCGACCCTTCCTTCGTCGTCTTCGAAGCAACCTCCAAAGACACGCCCGCTCTTCGTGCTG GCAATGTGCAACCATACAAATTTGTTCTCCCACCAACTTGGAAACAAACGCGAGTTGCAAACATACTCTCAGGAAATTATTGCCAACCAAAATGCGCTGAACCATGGGTAGAGGTGAAATTTGAAGATGAAAAGCAAGGCAAAGTTCAGATTGTGGCTTCACCGCTAATTCGACTGACAAACAAGCCCAATGCTACAATTGAAGACATTGGAAGCCCTGAGAAATTGATTGCTTCCCTTGGACCTTTTGTCACTGGAAACACATTTGACCCTGATGAGTTACTAGAAGCATCCGTTGATAAGCTTGGTGATCAAACA TATTACAAATATGAACTCGAGACTCCATTTGCTTTGACGGGCTCACATAATCTAGCAAAGGCCACTGCCAAAGGAAATACAGTAATCTTGTTTGTAGCAAGTGCCAATGACAAACAATGGCCAGTTTCTCAGAAGATTCTCAGAGCAATGCTCGAGTCCTTTCAAGTATGA
- the LOC122011867 gene encoding F-box/kelch-repeat protein At5g26960-like, protein MADACNSRSLSWLVKPCRPDPRREIIALTPLDIIHHLRPSSAAPIASLPDDLLLECLSRVPTSSLPVLPLVCRRFSLLIDSPAFLRVRRSHGRLRRTLHALSLSDLGRLSSASLSADSSLDASWDLFSTSSGAVSLEVFEGSFSFAHARVAVLGRAIYIIGRGATLRYDTWTGAVSPRAPTIFPRKKFAAAAIGGKIYVAGGAARTSAVEEYDPVANAWRVVAEAPKQRYGCVGAASGGVFYIAGGLRVGGGGTGVEAGRLDAHICAGSMDAYHVDAGAWVRGRPAAGAGSAAAVPGGWCVVGACGSGPYVYVVASHAVELSFWRWEGKVRRGGGGEWTRLLPPPVPARLGLGGAVRFSCAAVGEEKVVALVQVSVGCSGHGGARWGSDNLAVEGALLVYDIRSGEWSRGPDLPTRLRRAAVVCVEF, encoded by the coding sequence ATGGCGGACGCCTGCAACTCTCGGAGCCTTTCGTGGCTCGTAAAGCCCTGCCGTCCCGATCCCCGCCGTGAGATCATCGCCCTGACGCCGCTGGATATCATACACCACCTCAGGCCATCTTCCGCCGCCCCAATCGCGTCGCTGCCTGACGATCTGCTACTCGAGTGCCTCTCCAGGGTGCCGACGTCCTCCCTACCCGTCCTCCCTCTCGTCTGCCGCCGTTTCTCCCTCCTCATCGATTCGCCTGCCTTCCTCCGCGTCCGCCGCTCTCACGGCCGCCTCCGCCGCACCCTCCACGCCCTCTCCCTTTCCGATCTTGGTCGGCTCTCCTCTGCTTCCCTCTCCGCTGATTCTTCCTTGGACGCCTCCTGGGACCTATTTTCCACTTCTTCTGGAGCCGTCTCACTTGAAGTCTTCGAAGGATCCTTTTCCTTCGCTCATGCCCGTGTGGCGGTCCTCGGACGCGCGATCTACATCATTGGCCGCGGAGCTACCCTCCGGTACGACACTTGGACTGGGGCGGTCTCCCCTCGGGCCCCGACCATTTTCCCTCGCAAGAAATTCGCCGCCGCGGCAATCGGAGGCAAGATCTACGTGGCCGGGGGCGCCGCCCGTACTTCAGCGGTTGAGGAGTACGATCCGGTGGCCAATGCGTGGCGGGTAGTCGCGGAGGCCCCAAAGCAGCGTTATGGCTGCGTCGGCGCCGCTTCCGGAGGGGTGTTTTACATTGCCGGAGGTTTGCGCGTTGGCGGAGGCGGGACTGGAGTGGAGGCTGGGAGGCTAGACGCCCATATTTGCGCTGGATCTATGGATGCTTACCACGTGGATGCGGGTGCGTGGGTGAGAGGCCGGCCGGCCGCCGGGGCAGGGTCGGCGGCTGCGGTGCCCGGAGGTTGGTGCGTCGTTGGGGCATGCGGATCGGGGCCGTACGTGTACGTTGTAGCCAGCCACGCGGTGGAGCTTTCCTTTTGGCGTTGGGAGGGGAAGGTGCGGAGGGGCGGCGGCGGTGAGTGGACGCGGCTGTTACCACCGCCAGTGCCGGCCCGTTTGGGCCTGGGCGGAGCTGTTCGCTTCAGCTGCGCTGCCGTGGGGGAGGAAAAGGTGGTGGCGCTAGTCCAAGTCTCGGTCGGGTGCTCTGGCCATGGCGGTGCAAGATGGGGTTCGGACAATTTGGCGGTGGAGGGCGCGTTGCTTGTGTACGACATAAGGAGCGGCGAATGGAGTCGAGGCCCGGACCTGCCTACGAGACTTCGACGCGCCGCTGTTGTCTGCGTCGAGTTCTGA
- the LOC122010921 gene encoding uncharacterized protein LOC122010921 produces MELRTHAATAKKLWNYLRVAFFMMRKGFASRRRLAMEMNLLMKRGKSLGRSLIFQSHHHHRAPGIGKNVSTLFGRREYEFSCSNSPNYPVFYHGRRHRHSYFPCLHAAVVSDDDASPWAAVVPPRIEYSPLPENFFLSSSSSHDLALGEQRTPLPSASSPSSVRVMDYPSECEEEEDGGEGEVDDEAEEFIKRFYEQLRSQSRVALLQYQEMEYQQMLARGL; encoded by the coding sequence ATGGAGCTCCGCACCCACGCTGCCACCGCCAAGAAGCTCTGGAATTATCTGCGAGTTGCATTTTTCATGATGAGGAAAGGCTTCGCGTCCAGGCGACGGCTGGCCATGGAGATGAACCTCCTCATGAAGCGAGGCAAGTCTCTAGGCCGCAGCCTCATCTTCCaaagccaccaccaccaccgggCGCCGGGGATTGGGAAGAATGTCTCCACCCTCTTCGGTCGCCGGGAGTACGAGTTCTCGTGCAGCAACAGCCCCAACTACCCTGTTTTTTACCACGGAAGGCGCCACCGCCACAGCTACTTCCCCTGCCTGCACGCCGCCGTCGTCTCCGACGACGACGCGAGTCCGTGGGCCGCCGTGGTGCCGCCGAGGATCGAGTACTCCCCGCTGCCGGAAAACTTCTTcctgtcgtcgtcgtcgtcccaTGATCTCGCGCTGGGGGAGCAGCGCACGCCGCTGCCGTCCGCTTCGTCCCCGTCCTCCGTCCGCGTGATGGACTACCCGTCGGAGTGCGAGGAGGAAGAGGATGGAGGAGAAGGCGAGGTGGACGACGAGGCGGAGGAGTTCATCAAGCGGTTCTACGAGCAGCTGCGATCGCAGAGCCGCGTGGCATTGCTTCAGTACCAGGAAATGGAGTACCAACAGATGCTCGCCAGAGGATTATGA
- the LOC122011866 gene encoding uncharacterized protein LOC122011866 isoform X2 — MESSVKHERSTPTIVENILKNVALEDLDILSINENDELIIGELGQFFNGILHVGDSYKVVSDSDLDTDQDETYAVNQVDITPMDDNKLEDFNKHASGHLMEYLQSPPSQDTREPLSITRDVENAENPSTTPKLISALKGSRAQIGMQSNTKLTVKWAPDVYDPPVTSDCHTVKGHHRRYKIIKKEPRKQKHSKNKSYKISSHDRKSLSQKGMDNIDSGMMMLAALRKRSSYKSNAEIPGYTGLTDVKC; from the exons ATGGAATCTTCAGTGAAGCATGAACGCAGTACTCCTACCATCGTGGAAAATATTTTGAAGAATGTAGCCTTGGAGGATCTTGACATTTTGTCTATAAATGAGAATGATGAACTGATAATTGGAGAACTTGGACAGTTTTTTAATGGAATCCTTCATGTTGGCGATTCTTATAAGGTAGTTAGTGATAGTGACCTTGATACAGATCAGGATGAAACTTATGCTGTCAATCAGGTTGACATAACTCCAATGGATGACAATAAATTGGAGGATTTTAACAAGCATGCTTCTGGACACTTGATGGAATATTTGCAATCACCTCCTTCCCAGGACACAAGAGAACCACTGAGTATAACAAGAGATGTTGAAAACGCTGAAAACCCT TCTACTACTCCAAAGCTTATCTCAGCCTTGAAAGGAAGCCGTGCTCAAATAGGCATGCAGTCGAATACCAAATTGACTGTCAAGTGGGCACCAGATGTCTATGACCCACCGGTTACATCTGACTGCCACACTGTGAAGGGGCACCATCGACGTTACAAGATCATAAAGAAAGAACCTCGGAAACAAAAACATAGTAAAAACAAGTCCTACAAAATCAGCAGCCACGACAGGAAATCTCTCTCTCAGAAAGGCATGGATAACATTGACTCCGGGATGATGAT GTTAGCAGCACTTCGTAAAAGAAGTTCTTATAAGTCGAATGCAGAAATCCCGGGCTATACTGGTTTGACAGATGTGAAATGTTGA
- the LOC122009560 gene encoding NDR1/HIN1-like protein 13, whose protein sequence is MFSDRVHPHSPPSQERSSDSSSQSFIPKLPPPPGHYVIQVKKDLILRVPSPEDDHRVSLYARRSDSRHRSLLCFLASAVASVSFILFLVAVIILYFELQPPAAALSPEFVATFRALNPNKRLGIHYLSGGEVTASYGGVKLGDGAWPDFFQELRNVTVFDADLTASGFILSSAILQDLVTAEKRRRVPLLVDASVPVQFKAGAVTSWTIIFKLRCDVTVDRLTPASKIISESCGIEMQI, encoded by the exons ATGTTCTCCGACCGCGTCCATCCTCACTCTCCTCCGTCGCAGGAACGCTCCTCCGACTCCTCTTCCCAAAGCTTCATCCCCAAACTGCCGCCGCCGCCAGGACACTACGTCATCCAGGTCAAGAAGGACCTCATCCTCCGCGTGCCCTCGCCGGAGGACGATCACCGAGTGTCCCTCTACGCACGCCGCTCCGATTCCCGCCACCGCAGCCTCCTCTGCTTCCTCGCCTCGGCCGTCGCCTccgtttcttttatacttttcctCGTCGCCGTCATCATTCTCTACTTC GAACTTCAACCTCCCGCCGCCGCCCTCTCTCCGGAGTTCGTGGCCACCTTTCGAGCGCTCAACCCCAACAAGCGGCTGGGCATCCATTACCTCAGCGGGGGCGAGGTGACGGCATCCTACGGCGGGGTCAAACTCGGCGACGGTGCTTGGCCGGACTTCTTCCAGGAGCTGCGCAACGTGACGGTGTTCGACGCAGACCTGACGGCGTCAGGTTTCATACTGTCGTCGGCGATCCTTCAAGACTTGGTGACGGCTGAGAAGCGCCGTCGGGTGCCGTTACTCGTCGACGCGTCGGTGCCCGTCCAGTTTAAGGCCGGCGCCGTCACGAGCTGGACCATCATCTTCAAGCTTCGGTGCGACGTGACGGTTGATCGTCTAACGCCGGCCTCCAAAATTATTTCGGAATCTTGCGGGATCGAAAtgcaaatttaa